One window of the Salvelinus fontinalis isolate EN_2023a chromosome 2, ASM2944872v1, whole genome shotgun sequence genome contains the following:
- the LOC129868797 gene encoding olfactory receptor 8U1-like has translation MENRTYNDHVLLLEGLKVTQQSTYPAFTLLLITYIFIMVANIGLIVLISMERSLHQPMYILLCNLPLNDIVGATALIPRLLWDILTTAPERYITYIECVIQAFCAHLFGTTSHTVLMIMAFDRYVAICNPLRYATIMTNKMVIRLSVSAWGVAIVLVGILLGLTIRLSRCRSNIFNPYCDNASLFKLSCESVLINNMYGFTFTVVLFVSSIGSISLTYLKIAIVCLSSKNSSLNSKALTTCSTHLLVYLIVIGFGVTIIILHRFPKYAELGQMCSVLFPVIPTCLNPIIYGLQTKEIKQRIFRVFHRAKVGA, from the coding sequence ATGGAAAACCGCACATACAATGACCACGTTCTCCTCCTGGAGGGGTTAAAGGTCACTCAACAGTCTACGTACCCTgccttcaccctcctcctcatcacctaCATCTTTATCATGGTGGCCAACATCGGACTCATAGTATTGATCTCCATGGAGAGGAGCCTGCACCAGCCCATGTACATTCTCCTCTGCAACCTGCCTCTTAATGACATAGTCGGGGCTACAGCGTTGATACCTCGTCTGTTATGGGACATTTTGACCACAGCTCCTGAGCGATATATCACTTACATAGAGTGTGTCATTCAGGCTTTCTGTGCTCATTTATTTGGTACAACATCAcacaccgttctcatgatcatggCCTTTGACAGGTATGTGGCCATCTGCAACCCCCTGCGGTACGCTACCATCATGACAAACAAAATGGTTATCAggctgtctgtgtctgcctgggGGGTGGCCATAGTCTTAGTGGGGATTCTGCTGGGCCTCACCATCCGCCTGTCACGCTGCAGGTCTAACATATTTAACCCTTACTGCGACAACGCCTCCTTATTCAAGCTCTCCTGTGAGAGCGTGCTTATAAATAACATGTACGGTTTCACATTTACTGTTGTGCTGTTTGTCTCGTCCATAGGCAGCATCAGTCTCACCTATCTCAAGATCGCCATTGTGTGTCTGAGCAGTAAAAACAGCTCTTTAAACAGCAAGGCCCTGACAACCTGCAGCACACACTTACTGGTCTACCTCATTGTGATTGGATTTGGAGTCACCATTATCATCCTCCATCGCTTCCCAAAATATGCAGAACTTGGCCAAATGTGTAGTGTGCTGTTCCCCGTGATCCCTACTTGTCTTAACCCCATAATATATGGTTTACAGACTAAAGAGATTAAACAGAGAATATTTAGAGTGTTTCACAGAGCCAAGGTGGGTGCATGA